Within Pseudomonadota bacterium, the genomic segment CTCGTCGCCGGGCGCGGTCCCGTCGATGATCCCGAACAGATCATCGCTCGGGTACACGTCGAACGTCTCTGACGCAGCGCGCTCGGGGAGGAGCGCGACGCAGAGCGCGGCGAGAGCCGACAACACGACGAACCGCGATTTCAGAATCATGGATGCCCCCTTCCTTCTGAGCTCGCCGTCGAGCCTACCATGGAATCCTTCTGGCTCCGCCCGCGTTCACCGGGTATGAATCGCGTCGTGTCCGTGCTCCTCTACCACCTCGCGCAGCTCAGGCGGCACCTGCCGCGCGGCCGGAAGGGCGCCGTGCTCGTCGCCGTCGGCGCGGTGGGGACGCTCTCCGGCGCGGTCCTGCTCGCCGGCGGCTCCGTCGCGCGCGAGGCGCGGCCTTTCCTCTGCACGGCGACCGACGACGTCCCGCAGCGCTTCGCCGCGATCGTGCCCGGCTGCCGCGTGTACCCGGACGGCACGCCGTCGGCGATGCTCGAGGACCGGCTCGCGGCCGCGCTCGAGCTGTACCGGGCGGCAAAGGTCCGGAAGATCCTCGTGTCCGGCGATCACGGCGCGGCGTCGTACGACGAGGTCGGGGCCATGCGGCGCTGGCTCGAGGAGCGCGGGGTGCCGGGCGAGGACGTGTTCCAGGATCACGCCGGGTTCCGCACGCGCGACACGATGCTGCGCGCGGAGGCGGTGTTCGAAGTGAGAGACGCGATCGTCTGCACCCAGGAGTTCCACCTCGCGCGGTCCGTCTTCCTCGCGCGTCGCGCCGGGATCGACGCGGTCGGGGTGCCCGCGGACCGC encodes:
- a CDS encoding YdcF family protein; the protein is MNRVVSVLLYHLAQLRRHLPRGRKGAVLVAVGAVGTLSGAVLLAGGSVAREARPFLCTATDDVPQRFAAIVPGCRVYPDGTPSAMLEDRLAAALELYRAAKVRKILVSGDHGAASYDEVGAMRRWLEERGVPGEDVFQDHAGFRTRDTMLRAEAVFEVRDAIVCTQEFHLARSVFLARRAGIDAVGVPADRRAYRAMGINRLRETYARAAAFLDARLLHTGPRFYGPKIPITGDGRATRDDSPGS